Proteins from a genomic interval of Trifolium pratense cultivar HEN17-A07 linkage group LG6, ARS_RC_1.1, whole genome shotgun sequence:
- the LOC123891625 gene encoding SAGA-associated factor 29 homolog B isoform X3, with amino-acid sequence MSSSSSPDIVSILENSKELDRLRKDQEDILSEINKLHKKLQTTPEVVEKPGDNSLAKLKMLYTQAKELSDTEANLSTMLISQLDALFPPGPQGQPRRRLGNEQKRKRVKTESDISRLTPSMRNQLEACASLKGEQVAARVTPRNADKDEWFVVKVIHFDKELKEFEVLDEEPGDDEDSSGQRQYKLPMGNIIPFPKSNDPSSAQDFPPGKHVLAVYPGTTALYKATVVHGHRRRKTDDYVLEFDDDEEDGSLPQRTVPFHKVVPLPEGHRQ; translated from the exons aTGTCGTCGAGTTCATCGCCGGACATTGTTTCAATTTTGGAGAACTCGAAGGAACTCGATCGGTTAAGGAAAGATCAGGAAGATATTCTATCTGAGATCAACAAGCTTCATAAGAAGCTTCAAACCA CTCCTGAAGTGGTTGAGAAGCCTGGAGATAACTCATTAGCAAAGCTGAAAATGTTGTATACTCAAGCAAAAGAACTTTCAGACACTGAAGCAAA TCTTTCCACTATGTTGATAAGCCAACTTGATGCCCTGTTTCCTCCTGGACCGCAAGGACAACCACGAAGAAGATTAG GCAATGAGCAGAAAAGGAAACGAGTGAAGACCGAGTCAGACATTTCAAGGTTAACTCCTAGTATGCGAAATCAACTTGAAGCTTGTGCCAGTCTTAAGGGTGAACAG GTAGCAGCTAGGGTCACACCACGTAATGCAGATAAGGACGAATGGTTTGTTGTAAAAGTGATTCATTTTGATAAGGAATTAAAGGA ATTTGAAGTACTTGATGAGGAACCTGGTGATGATGAAGATAGCAGTGGTCAAAG ACAATACAAGCTTCCCATGGGAAATATCATTCCTTTCCCCAAGAGTAATGATCCTTCAAGTGCCCAAGATTTCCCTCCTGGAAAACATGTTTTGGCAGTTTATCCAGGAACTACTGCACTCTATAAAGCAACAGTTGTTCATGGCCATCGCAGG AGGAAGACAGATGA TTATGTGTTGGAGTTTGATGATGACGAAGAAGACGGGTCGCTACCTCAAAGGACTGTGCCCTTCCACAAAGTGGTTCCTCTACCAGAAGGACATCGTCAGTAA
- the LOC123891625 gene encoding SAGA-associated factor 29 homolog B isoform X1: MSSSSSPDIVSILENSKELDRLRKDQEDILSEINKLHKKLQTTPEVVEKPGDNSLAKLKMLYTQAKELSDTEANLSTMLISQLDALFPPGPQGQPRRRLANSSSVTEGNEQKRKRVKTESDISRLTPSMRNQLEACASLKGEQVAARVTPRNADKDEWFVVKVIHFDKELKEFEVLDEEPGDDEDSSGQRQYKLPMGNIIPFPKSNDPSSAQDFPPGKHVLAVYPGTTALYKATVVHGHRRRKTDDYVLEFDDDEEDGSLPQRTVPFHKVVPLPEGHRQ; encoded by the exons aTGTCGTCGAGTTCATCGCCGGACATTGTTTCAATTTTGGAGAACTCGAAGGAACTCGATCGGTTAAGGAAAGATCAGGAAGATATTCTATCTGAGATCAACAAGCTTCATAAGAAGCTTCAAACCA CTCCTGAAGTGGTTGAGAAGCCTGGAGATAACTCATTAGCAAAGCTGAAAATGTTGTATACTCAAGCAAAAGAACTTTCAGACACTGAAGCAAA TCTTTCCACTATGTTGATAAGCCAACTTGATGCCCTGTTTCCTCCTGGACCGCAAGGACAACCACGAAGAAGATTAG CTAACAGTTCTTCTGTCACAGAAGGCAATGAGCAGAAAAGGAAACGAGTGAAGACCGAGTCAGACATTTCAAGGTTAACTCCTAGTATGCGAAATCAACTTGAAGCTTGTGCCAGTCTTAAGGGTGAACAG GTAGCAGCTAGGGTCACACCACGTAATGCAGATAAGGACGAATGGTTTGTTGTAAAAGTGATTCATTTTGATAAGGAATTAAAGGA ATTTGAAGTACTTGATGAGGAACCTGGTGATGATGAAGATAGCAGTGGTCAAAG ACAATACAAGCTTCCCATGGGAAATATCATTCCTTTCCCCAAGAGTAATGATCCTTCAAGTGCCCAAGATTTCCCTCCTGGAAAACATGTTTTGGCAGTTTATCCAGGAACTACTGCACTCTATAAAGCAACAGTTGTTCATGGCCATCGCAGG AGGAAGACAGATGA TTATGTGTTGGAGTTTGATGATGACGAAGAAGACGGGTCGCTACCTCAAAGGACTGTGCCCTTCCACAAAGTGGTTCCTCTACCAGAAGGACATCGTCAGTAA
- the LOC123891625 gene encoding SAGA-associated factor 29 homolog A isoform X2: MSSSSSPDIVSILENSKELDRLRKDQEDILSEINKLHKKLQTTPEVVEKPGDNSLAKLKMLYTQAKELSDTEANLSTMLISQLDALFPPGPQGQPRRRLEGNEQKRKRVKTESDISRLTPSMRNQLEACASLKGEQVAARVTPRNADKDEWFVVKVIHFDKELKEFEVLDEEPGDDEDSSGQRQYKLPMGNIIPFPKSNDPSSAQDFPPGKHVLAVYPGTTALYKATVVHGHRRRKTDDYVLEFDDDEEDGSLPQRTVPFHKVVPLPEGHRQ; encoded by the exons aTGTCGTCGAGTTCATCGCCGGACATTGTTTCAATTTTGGAGAACTCGAAGGAACTCGATCGGTTAAGGAAAGATCAGGAAGATATTCTATCTGAGATCAACAAGCTTCATAAGAAGCTTCAAACCA CTCCTGAAGTGGTTGAGAAGCCTGGAGATAACTCATTAGCAAAGCTGAAAATGTTGTATACTCAAGCAAAAGAACTTTCAGACACTGAAGCAAA TCTTTCCACTATGTTGATAAGCCAACTTGATGCCCTGTTTCCTCCTGGACCGCAAGGACAACCACGAAGAAGATTAG AAGGCAATGAGCAGAAAAGGAAACGAGTGAAGACCGAGTCAGACATTTCAAGGTTAACTCCTAGTATGCGAAATCAACTTGAAGCTTGTGCCAGTCTTAAGGGTGAACAG GTAGCAGCTAGGGTCACACCACGTAATGCAGATAAGGACGAATGGTTTGTTGTAAAAGTGATTCATTTTGATAAGGAATTAAAGGA ATTTGAAGTACTTGATGAGGAACCTGGTGATGATGAAGATAGCAGTGGTCAAAG ACAATACAAGCTTCCCATGGGAAATATCATTCCTTTCCCCAAGAGTAATGATCCTTCAAGTGCCCAAGATTTCCCTCCTGGAAAACATGTTTTGGCAGTTTATCCAGGAACTACTGCACTCTATAAAGCAACAGTTGTTCATGGCCATCGCAGG AGGAAGACAGATGA TTATGTGTTGGAGTTTGATGATGACGAAGAAGACGGGTCGCTACCTCAAAGGACTGTGCCCTTCCACAAAGTGGTTCCTCTACCAGAAGGACATCGTCAGTAA
- the LOC123891191 gene encoding GDSL esterase/lipase At5g14450-like has translation MDLYLYNFCDIMLLARKIVTDTAQKMWLSVPFVVFFFLSCVKCVELKDSSPSCSFPAIYNFGDSNSDTGGISAAFQPIPAPYGVGFFHKPFGRDSDGRVILDFIAEKLKLPYLSAYLNSLGTNYRHGANFATGGSTIRKQNETIFQYGISPFSLDIQIVQFNQFKARTKILYQEANNSYERSKLPVPEEFSKALYTFDIGQNDLSVGFRKMNFDQIRESMPDIVNQLASAVKNIYDQGGRSFWIHNTGPVGCMPVNLFYKHDVPAGYLDQAGCVKDQNVIAVEFNKQLKDRVVKLRTEVPEAAITYVDVYAAKYGLISNTKSEGFVDPMKICCGYHVNDTHIWCGNLGTANGKDVYGTACEKPSTYVSWDGVHYAEAANHWVADRILNGTFTDPPTPISQACYRH, from the exons ATGGATCTCTATCTATATAACTTTTGTGACATAATGTTATTAGCAAGAAAGATAGTAACCGACACTGCTCAGAAAATGTGGTTAAGTGTACCATTTGTTGTGTTCTTCTTTCTATCTTGTGTGAAGTGTGTTGAACTCAAAGACTCATCACCCTCTTGTTCTTTTCCTGCAATCTACAATTTTGGTGACTCTAACTCAGATACTGGTGGCATATCAGCTGCATTTCAGCCAATTCCTGCACCATATGGTGTCGGATTCTTCCATAAGCCTTTTGGAAGAGACAGTGATGGTCGTGTCATTCTTGATTTCATAG CGGAGAAACTAAAGTTGCCATATTTAAGTGCTTATCTGAATTCACTTGGAACCAATTATAGACATGGAGCAAATTTTGCAACTGGTGGATCCACCATTAGGAAGCAGAATGAGACAATATTTCAATATGGAATAAGTCCATTCTCTCTTGATATTCAAATTGTGCAGTTCAACCAGTTCAAAGCAAGAACCAAGATACTTTACCAAGAAG CCAACAATTCATATGAGAGAAGCAAGCTTCCTGTGCCTGAGGAATTCTCGAAGGCACTCTATACATTTGATATCGGTCAAAATGATCTCTCTGTTGGGTTTAGAAAGATGAACTTTGACCAAATTCGTGAATCGATGCCGGATATAGTTAACCAGTTAGCCTCTGCAGTCAAA AATATATATGATCAAGGAGGAAGGTCATTTTGGATACACAACACAGGGCCCGTTGGATGCATGCCAGTGAACCTATTTTACAAGCACGATGTACCAGCTGGCTATCTTGACCAGGCTGGATGTGTCAAGGATCAAAATGTGATAGCTGTAGAATTCAACAAGCAGCTTAAGGACAGAGTTGTCAAGCTGAGAACAGAAGTTCCAGAAGCTGCAATTACTTATGTCGATGTTTATGCTGCAAAATATGGACTAATCAGCAATACCAAGAGTGAAG GATTTGTGGATCCAATGAAGATCTGTTGTGGATATCATGTGAATGATACACATATATGGTGTGGGAATTTAGGAACTGCAAATGGGAAAGATGTGTATGGTACTGCATGTGAAAAACCATCGACGTATGTGAGCTGGGATGGTGTTCATTATGCCGAAGCTGCTAATCATTGGGTTGCTGATCGTATACTCAACGGCACTTTCACTGATCCGCCAACACCAATTTCCCAAGCATGTTATAGACATTAA